A genomic segment from Anas platyrhynchos isolate ZD024472 breed Pekin duck chromosome 5, IASCAAS_PekinDuck_T2T, whole genome shotgun sequence encodes:
- the SERPINA10 gene encoding protein Z-dependent protease inhibitor: protein MKIGIYLLLLCEICLEISKADIKPKTPKKEKKHNFLGRNKNDNISEEWHQHKNFSKPFEEQDLEEFTLYNFTEKTANFGFNLYRKIAMTHDNNVIISPLSVSTLMATYMLAAKGETHRQIVKGLNLHVLKDRDRHYLPSLFKQLKDNITMNEELLFEQGILSFIQKDFIIREDFLNLSKQYFDMEFLHVDFQNSTQAKSIINQNINQRTKGKIPEIFEELDRHNKLLLVDYILFKGKWLYPFNSKFTEMETFHINKYRSVQVPMMFKSDKVNSTFDENLRCNVLKLPYKGKAYMLVVIPEKEGDYISLEDHLTTDLVESWLANMKSRKMDISFPKFKLEQKYKMKKLLYALGIKNIFSRTADLSHLTDQEYVTVSQVVQKAVIEVDENGTEATAATGSEIIAFSAPPVIKVDRPFLFMIFEETFKTLLFIGRVVDPTEM, encoded by the exons ATGAAAATAGGAATTTATCTACTCCTTTTATGTGAAATATGTCTTGAAATCAGCAAGGCTGACATCAAACCTAAAActccaaagaaggaaaaaaagcataatttcctaggaagaaataaaaatgacaatatttctgaagaatggCATCAGCATAAAAATTTCTCTAAACCTTTTGAAGAGCAAGATCTTGAAGAGTTCACTCTTTACAACTTCACTGAAAAGACAGCAAATTTTGGATTCAATCTCTACAGAAAAATTGCAATGACACATGACAACAATGTCATAATTTCTCCCCTTTCTGTATCAACTCTCATGGCTACATATATGCTGGCAGCCAAAGGGGAAACACACAGACAAATAGTAAAAGGTCTGAACCTTCACGTTTTGAAGGACAGAGATCGACATTATTTACCATCTTTGTTCAAACAACTGAAAGATAACATCACAATGAATGAAGAGCTTCTCTTTGAGCAAGGTATTCTTTCCTTTATCCAAAAGGACTTCATAATCAGGGAGGATTTCCTCAATTTATCGAAGCAGTACTTTGATATGGAATTCCTGCATGTGGACTTTCAGAACAGCACACAGGCAAAATCTATtataaatcaaaatattaaCCAAAGGACCAAAGGAAAAATCCCAGAGATTTTTGAAGAGCTCGACCGCCATAATAAGCTGTTACTTGTGGACTACATTTTGTTTAAAG GCAAGTGGCTCTATCCATTTAATTCCAAATTCACAGAAATGGAAACCTTCCAcataaacaaatacagaagtGTACAGGTACCCATGATGTTCAAGTCAGATAAAGTTAATTCAACCTTTGATGAGAATTTAAGATGCAATGTGTTAAAACTTCCCTACAAAGGCAAAGCCTACATGCTGGTTGTCATCCCAGAAAAGGAGGGAGATTACATTTCACTCGAAGACCATTTGACAACAGACCTTGTGGAATCCTGGCTTGCAAACATGAAGAGCAG gaaaatggataTTTCATTTCCAAAGTTCAAACtagaacaaaaatacaaaatgaagaaattgcTTTATGCTcttggaattaaaaatatattttcacgCACAGCAGATCTTAGTCATCTCACAGACCAAGAATATGTAACAGTTTCACAG GTTGTCCAAAAGGCTGTAATTGAAGTGGATGAAAACGGAACTGAggccacggcagctacagggtCAGAAATAATTGCATTCTCAGCGCCTCCTGTCATTAAAGTCGACCGACCATTTCTGTTCATGATTTTTGaagaaacttttaaaactttACTTTTCATTGGTAGGGTGGTTGATCCAACAGAAATGTGA